CGAGCAGAATTAGGCAGACAACCACTGATAATTAACATTCAAAAGAAAGCACCAGCCAGCTCCACAGCCTCCCTTCCAAAGCCCCTGAAGCCAAGAGCTGAGCCCAAAAAAGAGCCCACTCAGACCGCTATGGATGCACTGCATCCAAGCACCAATCAGAGGaaagccaatcacagctcagtgtgaagAACCTACCTGGAACACTGGGAACTCAAGGTTTTTAGAGGTGCTGTCTGAATAATCCTAACCCTGTGAATTTCCcctggggatgaataaagtatctatctatctatctatctatctatctatctatctatctatctatctatctatctatctatctatctatctatctatctatgtttgttaaggtggcacggtggaaacactgtcgcctcacagctagaaggtcccgggttcaattccCGTCTGAggcgctgtgggcactgggggtgcatttcggtgcctgctgctctttATCGAGGGAAGGGGCCTTTCATGTTCTCCTCGTGTTCACCTGgagtatcctccataaaaaaacccactaaaaacatgcaagaagaccaccacctgaaCAAAGGTGAcaagaagaaactgggtccccgggcgccgctgttggctggcagcccaccactcctggtctgccgcggaggaaggactgaccagtTTGGGTCAAATGCAGAAGAATTAATTTCACTGATGTGAAATAATCTCCTTTCTGTGCATGTTGTGaagttgtgtgttgtgtggttgCATCCTGCCGCTGTACTTTTCTGTAACTTGACTTTGGCTGAACTTCATCATTTCTGACTTCTTTACGTTTATTTTTGCACTGTGgattctctctccctctcacagcGTATTCATGTTCGGTTGACAGGCAGTTTGGACAGGACATAATATGTGCCCCTCAGGGATGTGTGCCCTCCCCCAGCTCTTCTCCCTCTACACCGAAGACTGCACCTCAGGAGACGCATCGGCTAAATTTTGTCACCATTTATCTTCACTGCTATACTTAGTTATACTGTATTTTCTATTATATTGTtatgatattatataatatccatccatccatccatccatccatccatccatccatccatccatccatccattttctatccattatataatatgtaatatatattttataatacatattatataactatatttagttttacttagttatatttttgttttgttactttTCTATATAATTGAGtatacatcctgtgtttgctgtatgtttaattgctactgcaacaaataatttcccaaagtgggatcaataaagaaaccgaTAGTCTAAGTCTGCCATCTACTGGATGTTAGGATGTGTGACGTGTTTCGCCAGGGCCAAATGCCGTCAGTGCTAACGAAAGAGGAAAATAACGTGTGTATCCTCCAAATTTTAATGGGTTCTTTCTTGGTGCATGTTTCAACCTTCCACCAAGTTTCATAAAAACCGGGCGGGTCGTTTTTCCAGAATCCTGCTGGTCGTGATTCCTTCACCTCCGGTACTGCAGGTGGCGGTATGGGGCGTTTACGCTGATTTGCGGCCTGACGTTAAACAAACGGAATGAAAAAGAAGGGGCACAGCGGCTGGCGGGAGATCTCCGTTAACAAGTCCCTGAACCGTGTCCGCTGTGGGAAACATGTCTTACTGCTGTGTGGGGGACTGAGACTCATCACAGGAGGAAGTTCACCGACGTTTATCCTTCCATTGTTTCCTGACTAACGGCGGCGGAAGAGGACGTCGACCTTATTTCACGTCATCACGTCAGCGAACCCGCGTCGTCCTCATCTTCACAGTGAAGTTATACGTGAGACGGGCTGAGGACTAATAGCGTACGTCTGTCCACGGGTGTCTGACAGCTCTAAAGTGTGCGGGAGACACCTCACGGAGGACTGCAAAGTCCGCGGCGAGTCTGAAGACCCTGAAGAGAGCCAGCGAGCCCACTAGTGAAGCAGAGGGACTGGAGGAGgacctgtcctgtcctgtcctgtcaaaGCTTAAAGCAGTGTGTCCTCTTGGCCAAAGACcctcagacaggaaatgaaggacACAACAGCAGAATCAGAGGACGACACGCAGGAAGAACGTGGACCTGTGGACTGCAGGACCAGtccacacctgcacaggtatCAGTCGAGACGTAACTTGGCGTCTGCCTTTTGGTCTTTAGTCTTAGTTTTGGGTTTTAGGGGAAGATACAGACGCAGTGTCTGGAGCTAAGTGTGCTAACCAAGCTAGCTGTGCTAACAGGACTGTGAGAGATTACACTCAAACCAACAGGTAGCAAGGTTGTTGAGGAACAGGTGCACCACTGCTACATAATCCAACACCCACCACGCAGGCCCACCACCCAAACCCACCACACAGACCCACCACGCAGGCCCACCACCCAAACCCACCCCCCAAACCCACCACGCAGACCCACCACCCAAACCCACCACACAGACCCACCACGCAGGCCCACCCCCCAAACCCACCACACAGGCCCACCCCCCAAACCCACCACGCAGACCCACCACCCAAACCCACCACACAGACCCACCACGCAGGCCCACCCCCCAAACCCACCACGCATGCCCACCACCAAAACCCACCCCCCAAACCCACCACCCAAACCCACCACGCAGGCCCACCACCCAAACCCACCACACAGACCCACCACCCAAACCCACCACACAGACCCACCCCCCAAACCCACCACACAGGCCCACCCCCCAAACCCACCACCCAGGCCCACCACCCAAACCCACCACCCAAACCCACCACGCAGGCCCACCACCCAAACCCACCACACAGACCCACCACCCAAACCCACCACGCAGGCCCACCACCTAAACCCACCCCCCAAACCCACCACGCAGACCCACCACCCAAACCCACCACGCAGGCCCACCACGCAGGCCCACCACCCAAACCCACCACACAGGCCCACCCCCCAAACCCACCACCCAGGCCCACCACCTAAACCCACCACGCAGGCCCACCACCCAAACCCACCACGCAGGCCCACCACCCAAACCCACCACGCAGACCCACCACCCAAACCCACCACGCAGGCCCACCCCCCAAACCCACCACCCAGGCCCACCACCTAAACCCACCACGCAGGCCCACCACACAGGCCCACCACCCAAACCCACCACACAGGCCCACCCCCCAAACCCACCACCCAGGCCCACCACCTAAACCCACCACGCAGGCCCACCACCCAAACCCACCACGCAGGCCCACCACCCAAACCCACCACGTAGGCCCACCACCTAAACCCACCACCCAAACCCACCACGCAGGCCCACCACCTAAACCCACCCCCCAAACCCACCACGCATGCCCACCACCAAAACCCACCCCCCAAACCCACCACACAGGCCCACCACCCAAACCCACCACGCAGGCCCACCCCCCAAACCCACCACGCAGGCCCACCACCCAAACCCACCACGCAGGCCCACCCCCCAAACCCACCACGCAGGCCCACCACCCAAACCCACCACGCAGGCCCACCACCCAAACCCACCATGCAGGCCCAGGACCTCGCTTTTTGTCGAGAAGAGTGAAGCAGCTTCACCGCCTGAGACAAGAGCCTGGTCCACAGTGATCACAAAGACTGAGATGGTCAGTGATGCTGAAGGGGGTCAGTACTCGGCGTGAAGCCCTGAAGGTCTGCAAACGGCTGGACTGGGACAGTCCTCGTATTTGCTTTATTGCTGTTGATTGTACCGTTCTGTGATGTCTTTCAGTCTAATTTGAGTCCAGTCAGTGATCAcacatgttttttaaataaacaccaTCCAGACCTGACAGATTctgcggggggggggctgtATAGATTGAATGGTATGTGTGTCGTCTCCGCTCTGAACCtttcacagacagcagtgtcTCTGTGGACCTCACTGTGTCCTCTGCTTTGTCTCACACAGTGAAAAGGCCTCAGAGATGCTTCACGATCATAACTATGGGAAGACGCATCCAAGCCCAGAACTGAACAGCGAGCAGTTCTTTCTCCAGCGCTTCCAGTTTGAGCCGGAGGTGATCCTGTTCTACACTGGTTTCAAAGACTACGGCTCGCTCAAAGCGTTCTTCTTAGCTCTGCAGCCGACACCAGAGACCATATGGAAATGGAGTCACGCGGTGAAGCTGAACGCTCCTGAAAACGCTGCTCACGCCGGCCTCCAGGCACAgcacctgtgtctgtttgatCAGCTGTTCCTGTTCCTTTGCTCTGTGAGGCGGGGCTTCCTTCCTTTTGACGTGTCAAAGCAGTTCCAGGTATCAGAGGTCACAGTCCAAACCACCTGCGTGACATGGTGCCACTACCTGTTCTTCATGCTGGGAACGCTACCAATATGGCCGAGTAGACGGACTGTGGATGAACTGATGCCTCTGATCTTCAGAAGGACCTTCCCCAAAACACGGGTGGTGCTGGACTTCATTGAGATCTCCGTCCAAATGGCACCGTGGACAGCGAACGCATCCCAGCACAGAGGTTCCACAGCGCTCAAGTCTGTGGTGGGTATCACCCCGTCTGGCTCCATCAGCCTCATCAGCAGCGTCTACGCCGCCTCCATCTCAGATAAAGACATCGTCATGAAGTCGGGGGTTTTAAACCTCCTGGAGCCGGGTGACGAAGTGATGGCCGCCAAGAGCTTAGAGATCAAAGACCTCCTGGATGCGATCGCCGCCCACCTCGTCATCCCGCCGTTCTCAAGGCCAAACAGACAGTTCAGCCAAGACAGTGCGACGCACACACCACACGCGGACCTCCTGAAGGTCCACATCGACAAGGCGCTCGGCCGCATCAAAGAGTTCCACATACTGGACGACGTTCCCGCTGCGCTCAGTGGTTCAGTCCACCAGCTGCTGACGGTCTGCGCTCTGCTGGCCaactttcagggacctctgccGTCATGACGTGGTCAGAGCGAGACAAAATGTCTGGACCTGGGACGAGTCAGGACTAATCCAgagcatttttctgctgtggCTTGTGAACAGTGGGGAAACATTGACGCTGAAGTACATATatgctgtgtgtacatgtacatgtatatataaACCTCATACTAAATGCTCATTACAGCCGTTTCAAACATATTCACTTTGCAATGAAAGCAGTAATAAACATCTTATCCTCATATTTGTGAAGCTGGAGCCAAAGAAAATCTGACAAAAGGCTGAAATGATTCATCGATCCATAATCGATGAATCGGTTAATTTTCCAGCAgtcaactaattgattaactgGCTATTTTATGTGAAGCGTCGTTCAAGCTGCAGAGCTTTTCGTTCATGTTGTCGTGCACAGCGAGAACACGTCCGTCCCGCTGAGTGTCTGTGTGGACGTGGGTGGATGTGTGCCGTCTTAGCGTAGCGTCAGGACACAATGTTCTTTTTCTATACTGGATGTTTCCAGAGGTGAGTTTTTTACGGCTTTCTATGTCTCCTTTTTATATTCctgctgcttgtgctgctgcctgtaaaaCCCTGATTTCCCCAtgaataaagtcttatcttatcttatcttaaaggaTAAAGCTGGTGTTTTTCTACAGTGTCTTTTTGTCTTATTGAGACGTGTCAGCAGCATCTGTTTAGTGTTGCATTTCAGcagtttgttcatttattggcaggaggaaaagaagtgTTCAGTCATTCATccattaaaggaaaagtcaggttCTGATGTAAAGTCTCATAACAGTCCTTCTGGAGACATGATGTCCATTttaaacgtttttttttttttgatgacgCCACTCTCAGTCAGTGTCAATGAGTCTTCAGCTGAACTGTCTCATTAGTGTCTCCTGAAGACAAAACGCGTGTGCAGACTTGTACATGGAAGGATGATGAGCGTGTGTGAAGTGACAGGTCGCCTGATGAAGGATGTGTTTCCCTGTGATCCTGCAGGGGGCGACAAAGAGCCGCCcgctgctctgctgcaccaacaaacgcagaagaagaagattcaGGCGCTTTGGAGGCAGAAGGTGGGTGAACTGCATGTGGACGccgtgtgtgtctctgcgtaTGACTGTGGACAGAGTGTGTCTCTGCGGACACCGTCTGTGTCTCTACGTATGACTGTGGACAGAGTGTGTCTCTGCGGACACCGTCTGTGTCTCTGCGTATGACtgtggacagagtgtgtgtgtctacgtaTGACTGGACagagtgtgtctctgcagacacCGTGTGTGTCTCTACGTATGACtgtggacagagtgtgtgtgtctctacgTATGACTGTGGACAGAGTGTGTCTCTATGGACACCGTGTGTGCCTCTACGTTTGACTGTGGACAGAGTTGAATGTCTCGTCTCAACCCTCACGCAGACGCAGAGTTCGTGTTCGTCTTGTTGCCATGGAGACTGAAGAAGCTGCCGCGCTGAACGCGGGTCCTCCTCACGGTCACGTGATCAGCAGTGAGAAGTGGAGACAGACGTCACTCATTCGGGCCTTGAAAGGTGACTCAGCTGAAAAACGTTAGGGTGTGACGTCAGTGATGGTGTCTGACACGGAGACAATGACGTCATTGATCCCAGAGGACATTTGAGTCCTGAATGTTGTTCAttgttcattcactcattcactcagtCACAGTTCAGCCTCTCATTGGGCTCAGCTGATTAACGATGTTCACTGCTCATTGGATGAAATGAAAGAGGGTCCTGATGTGTTCAGTGGCCGTCAGActtatgaacacatgaatggacGTCTGTGACATCACATTCACTCCTCTGGTGTGCAGGTTTTCTTTCGACTTCAAAGTccatctttttgtcttttggaCTTTTGGACAATATGTCAGCTCGGCCATGACAGGGCGGAGGgaatgatggatggattgtGAGATGATGAAACGATGGTGGTTGCAGCTCGGCACCTTTGAGCCTGAGCTCAGGTGCGTTACAGGTGCTGCTGTACTTTGTTTAACGTGTTCTGTATGTGCCAAAGACAAAGTTGAGCCTGTGAGCTCATCGGACAGCGTCCTCGTCTGAGTGTCGCTGTACAGAGAACGCTGTGATGAACGAGCTGTGTGTCGGCCGCAGGTGGAGGTGTGAAGATCCTGTTTGAGGACGAGCTGGGCGTGGCAGATTTCCACCTGTCCAACAAGAGCTGCGTCCTCTACCTGTCTGAGAGCGACGTCATAGCCGGGAACAACTACAAGAGGAGACTGGTCCGCTTCCGGAACGTGAGTCTGATGTCTGTGAGTTTGAGTTTAATGTCTGTGAGCGTCAGGCAGAGGaggtgtctgtgctgctgtgtctgtgctgctgtgtctgtgctgctgtgtctgtgctgctgtgtctgtgctgctgtgtctgtgctgctgtgtctgtgctgcggCCTCCTGTGACCTGTGTCGGTCCTggttcacagagcagcagcaggttccAGGACGTGGTTCTGGTGGAGCGCAGCAGGCTCAGTGAGCAGTTCTTCGGGGCGCTGCAGAGGTTTGTGGTGTTTGATCTCGGTCTGACGCTGCTGCCGGTCGGAGGACAGACTGAAGCCTCTCAGCTCATCGCTCAGATGGTGAGTGTTGAGGACAACACGTTTGTCCTCGTCTtgtgtcctcgctgtcctcagCTCACAGAGATGTCCAGTAttactttttgtttgctttgttattCAGCAGGGATCGGTGTTCAGGGTGTCGAGCACTTCGACTGTTCTTCGTGCTGTCGCTGTCCTGCTTTCACAGGTTTTAAAGGCTTCTGTCTTGTGTCAGGTGACCTAAATATAGCACAGCACACCTGTTGTGCAGTTCCTCCCTGATGTCCCTGTCAGCTCCACCGTCCTCTCTGCACACAGTCTCCAGCAGCACTGGACCTCATTGTGGAGCTGGTCCCACTGGTCTGAGGTGCAGTGTAGAGATTCCTCACGTCCAAGCTGATCACACTCTGAGATCATGTGCTTCAGTGTCACCGTCGCTCCGTTTCAGCTCACGCGTCATCGTCACGTCAAAGCCGACAGACCGGCCAGCGGCATCCTTTGAGAGCCGTGGTCTGCAGGTGCGCAGCTAACGATTCTCCGTTCTGCTCTGATTGTCTCCAGGTTCACGGGGAGGGCAGGGAGAACCCCTTCAGGAGGAGGAGTTCGTCCCAGTTGTTGGACCCGCTGGTCCTGGCTCTGGTCCAGCAGGTCCCCGGGGTCGGCAGGGTCAAAGCTCTTACTCTGCTGCAGCGCTTTTGCAGCATCCGGCGGCTCTGCAACGCCACCCCCGCTGAGCTGGAGCCCATCGTGGGTCAAGCCTCCGCTCAGCAAATCCACAACTTCTTCCACAGAAGCTCAGCGGCTGGAAGCTGAAGGCTCAGCTCAGGTCTTTGTTCAACCCGGAACATCTGGATTTAGTTCCTTTCCACCGCAGAGCTTCTCCGAGTGTTCGCACCCGCGGGCCGACATGAGCTGAGAAACTGACCGAGCTCTGTtcaatgagtttgttttttaggTTTGCATCCACAGCAAAGAAAGTCAGTCATTTGAAGCATCActgattaataataaaatacaaatgaaaagctGTTGTGATGTGCAGTCGCTTTACTTAATTTTCTTTATGGATGACATAAAAACTTCATTTTGATTTGGTTTATTTAAAAgtcaaaagaaaatgacttgAGAAAAAGACTCTTCAGTAATCTGTGCTGCGTTAATAATGAGCAGAcattaaaaatgataataataataatgagcaGACATTAAAGGGACGTGCTGAGTCAGCAGATGGCTGGCAGTGACTCAGCGTGTGCTCAAACCAAACTGAAGGAAGTGAATATTTTCCGGTACAGCTGAGAGCcacatttacagtgaaaacGGCTCAATGCAAACGTGCTCTGAGGTCACTGATGAGTTTTGTGGCTGCATGATTTCAGCGTTTGTCAGGTCCTGGACTGTTTTATCCAGGAGTCGTTCTAATGAGGGAAAAGACTCGCTGAGGTTAAAGATCTCCTTCTGAAGAGCGTCCCAGCCCAGACGAGCAGTAATTGAGAATGAAACATTTCTATAATATTCGTACACGGGCACAGATTTCTCTCTGGATTCAGACCCGCTGTCACGTTTTCTCTGGATGAAATATGACGCTGAAgcttttcttcatgtttcaCTTCAAAAATGGATCAAAGGTTTCTtgttattctattctattctattctattctattctattctattctattctattttctATTTGTATTGTCCCTAAAAATCCATCATAAATCTTCAATAGAGCTGTTTACTTTTACTATCACTGTactatttaaacatttacatcaaatgttttttcattttcaaatgtgaagAAGAGTGCAACACATCCACATCTGGAGCTGACGAAGAGGTTTAGGAGGAAGATGAATGGAAGCCTGGAACTGAAAGAGTTGATTTCTGCAAGTCAAAATCAGCCCATAATTCTTATTAATGTGGGAACTAACCCCAAACATTATTTTGTTGGATCAttgttactgatgcattaatgtgttcatcattttcatgttgCAGCTGATAAACGTAgagcttttttctgtttatgctGCTTATGAATTTCAACAAAGGGTCTGATTTGTACCCACTTTAATCATCATGATTAATATAATTATCTGATTTATGCTTTGTGTCAATTAtctgaatctgtaaagtaactgaAGTTAGAAAATATGTGTaatgcagtaaaaaaacaaaaaaagtacatttcaatCTGCAATGAAGTGGAAGTttaaagtaaagtacaagtacctcaaatttgaGCTTACATACAGTAGTGCAGTAAATGTACCTGCATGTTGACATGAAGACACGACATGGACAGGACGTCAGGTGTCCCGGTGTCCCTGAACGCATCATGCTGAGTCCGGGTATTTAACATTCTACCCTGGACAGCGGCAGGTTGTTGCGCAAGCGCAGCCCATTCAGCCTGCATGAATACGGAgcgaggagaggacaggagcaCTGGGAGTACTGGGACTGGGAGGACACAGTGGACTGGACGGACCGGACCGGACCCGGGCAGGCGGACATGGATGGACAgaacggcagcagcagcatctgctcTCGGCCGCACGGCAGCGTGACGGAcggcaggaagaagaagaaaatcccGGACAGGGTGACTCTGAAGAAGGAGATCGGGCTGCTGAGCGCCTGCACCATCATCATAGGTGAggcaggagagagcagagcacgATCAGCTGGGACTCTGACTGACTGCACGACTTTTACAAAGTTTGCTTTGTagagagcagctgcaggctgcaggtccaggtccaggtccagggtgtCGGGAAAGGCTGAGTCCTTGTGGGATCCCTCCTACACAGACTGAGCAGAAACTTCAGAGGTTTGAGGCACTGCTCAGAACAAAGTAGgtctccatgtttgtttgcatgtgggcTCACATCAAACTGAAGTGCTTACGTGGCTGAAATATATGAAGTCCAGAAGCAGGCTGGTGGTGGTCTGAGTGCACGGCAGGGACCTTTAAACACACCTCAGCACAGTAAATATGGGCATGGTCCAGGCTGGATGGGGAGgccagctgcagcgctctgATGCCAGTGTTAATGTGGACAGTGTGCAGGACATCAGTCCTCCGGTCCCTCTGACTTCAGTCCATAACGTCACTTTATTCCGCGGTGTTCTTAGAATAGCACAGAAAGCAGGACGAGCACTTGTGAGGAACCTTCAAAGTGAGGTCTTTGTTCTCTGTGGATGATCCCACAACCAAGTTTTCACCTGGATTACCTGCCCAAACCCAGAGCCTCCAGGGGCCCAAAGGCTCCAGGTTCAGTGTGTGGCcactgaaggagctgaaagGGTGGATCTTCAGGTCCCATCTTTTAAAGGGGCCCTGAGTTACACTCAAGTATTGCATTTAATATTTGAGTTTCTATTTTACTAAATATCCCTCAGACTGACTGCTGATACACGCTGTACTCACACGACTCTGCGTTGCCCCCATCACGTCTAATTTTACAATAGAAGTCAGTTGATCTTAAAGTTCTTGATGGTCTCATCACAAAGTctgtagctgttctggagcgtTTGGCTatgtcacatgatcttcatcaacAGACAGTTTGCTCTGTCCTTCAGATTAGTTTGTGGACTGCGTCATAAATGAACTTTAAAATTCAAAATTTTCAGTTTTAACCTGAGAAGTCCATTAAGTGCGAAGGAAAAAagactccatctgctgatgaagatcatggcTTATGGTCAAAAGTTCCAGAACAGCTATGCGCCTCATGatgtgagttgttttttttctttcactgaatTTTAGGCAAAGACAGACGAATGCTGTAACCTGGGCAGGTAGGGTTGTTCCAGCATTGGACGGATGGTCTGATGTGTCGAAGCTGTCGagtttctgagtttctgttgccttTCGGGAGAAATTGTTTTTGTCGTGATGTTTATCAATGTATGAAAATGTCTCAGTAGATCAACATGAAATGTTAGTCTAATGGAGGCGGCTGCAGAGGTAGCACTTTGTCCAGTCCGTCCCATGCCAGTGCGTCCATGTCCTTATAGGACAGCTCTGCCTTTGCCTGGTAATAAACCACTGAAGTGAGAACGTCCCTCACATTCTACAAACTGCTCGTGAAAATACTCTTTAGCAGTTCAGCCTTTGTTCCAGCAGGAAAATGTT
This sequence is a window from Chaetodon trifascialis isolate fChaTrf1 chromosome 10, fChaTrf1.hap1, whole genome shotgun sequence. Protein-coding genes within it:
- the LOC139337770 gene encoding uncharacterized protein, encoding MKDTTAESEDDTQEERGPVDCRTSPHLHSEKASEMLHDHNYGKTHPSPELNSEQFFLQRFQFEPEVILFYTGFKDYGSLKAFFLALQPTPETIWKWSHAVKLNAPENAAHAGLQAQHLCLFDQLFLFLCSVRRGFLPFDVSKQFQVSEVTVQTTCVTWCHYLFFMLGTLPIWPSRRTVDELMPLIFRRTFPKTRVVLDFIEISVQMAPWTANASQHRGSTALKSVVGITPSGSISLISSVYAASISDKDIVMKSGVLNLLEPGDEVMAAKSLEIKDLLDAIAAHLVIPPFSRPNRQFSQDSATHTPHADLLKVHIDKALGRIKEFHILDDVPAALSGSVHQLLTVCALLANFQGPLPS
- the faap24 gene encoding Fanconi anemia core complex-associated protein 24; its protein translation is METEEAAALNAGPPHGHVISSEKWRQTSLIRALKGGGVKILFEDELGVADFHLSNKSCVLYLSESDVIAGNNYKRRLVRFRNSSSRFQDVVLVERSRLSEQFFGALQRFVVFDLGLTLLPVGGQTEASQLIAQMVHGEGRENPFRRRSSSQLLDPLVLALVQQVPGVGRVKALTLLQRFCSIRRLCNATPAELEPIVGQASAQQIHNFFHRSSAAGS